Genomic DNA from Desulfuromonas versatilis:
CCGGCTGCGGTTTCCCGCCGCCAACCTGCGACGCTTCGTCAGCGCCGAGGGGGTGCACGGGCGCTTCGAGGTCCGCTTCGATGAGGCCAACCGCCTGCTGAGCATCGAGCGGCGCTGAATCATCCCGGCTCCGCGCAAGCGGAGTGGGCCGACTTGTGTTAGAATTTTTATCCGCAAGCTGAAATGATCCCCCTTTGCGCAGCCAGATTCCAGGCAGGGCCGGCAGGCCGCGCCAGGGGGATTCCCGACCGGTTCGCCTCGCGGGCCAAAGGGGGTTATTGCCCGGGCTGGCCGCTTTTGCCGCTCCGGGCCGGGAGGTCCGATGAAGATATGGGGACGGCTGCTGCTTTGTCTGGCGGCAGGTTTGCTGCTTCTCTGCCCGCTGTGCGCCGCGCAGGAAAGCAAAAGCGAGATGCTGGTCTACCGCGATTGCGGTAAGTGCCACCAGGAGAAGATCCAGGAACTGGGGGGGCGCGGCGCGGCGCACCAGGAACAGCTCGGCTGCGCCGACTGTCACCTGGCTCACCCGAAAAAAGGGGAAAAGCCGCAGGTCGCCGCCTGCGCCGACTGCCATGACCCGGGCTCGTCGAAGCACTTCGCGCTGGCCGACTGCACCGGCTGCCATCATCCCCATCGTCCGCTGGATTTCGATTTTTCGGCTCTC
This window encodes:
- a CDS encoding DUF2835 domain-containing protein encodes the protein MRRAFFTLHISAAEMLRYYRGSAATVAVTAEDGTRLRFPAANLRRFVSAEGVHGRFEVRFDEANRLLSIERR